One stretch of Streptomyces sp. MMBL 11-1 DNA includes these proteins:
- a CDS encoding glycosyltransferase family 39 protein produces the protein MSDHQLRTRPPAGPAPGLRTPGSRAAAAFRAAVPALAVYAGARALGLLAFWAAASAAGKDPLGPLSGRWDSVWYQRIAENGYRYTVTLPDGSVHSDLAFFPLLPALERGISEVTPLTLGGAGLLVAWTAGLLAAWGIYAVGAQLRGRRTGVVLAALWGVYPTAFVQSMAYTETLFTALAAWALYAVLQGRWIVAGALCVLAGLTRPTAAALIAALAITAAVTLVREYRDERRAGPLLRRNARMIAGVALAPLGWLAYVVFVAVRENSPFAYFDVQAQWGNNIDGGRALAAFIAGLPWPAALGLCAAFGLLGWLVVLCVRQRQPLPVLVYALTIVVISLIGAGYFGSRPRLMMPAFPLLLPPAVALLRLRTTGRTATALAVLACASAAYGAWTLLGPGPP, from the coding sequence ATGTCCGACCACCAGCTCCGCACCAGGCCGCCCGCCGGCCCGGCCCCGGGCCTCCGTACCCCAGGGTCCCGGGCGGCCGCCGCGTTCCGGGCCGCCGTGCCCGCGCTCGCGGTCTACGCCGGCGCCCGGGCCCTGGGGCTCCTGGCCTTCTGGGCAGCCGCCTCGGCCGCCGGGAAGGACCCCCTGGGGCCGCTCAGCGGACGCTGGGACTCCGTCTGGTACCAGCGCATCGCCGAGAACGGCTACCGCTACACCGTCACCCTCCCGGACGGCTCGGTCCACTCCGACCTGGCGTTCTTCCCCCTGCTCCCGGCGCTGGAACGCGGTATCTCCGAGGTGACCCCGCTCACCCTCGGCGGCGCCGGACTCCTGGTCGCCTGGACGGCCGGACTGCTGGCCGCCTGGGGCATCTACGCCGTCGGCGCCCAGCTGCGCGGACGGCGTACGGGCGTGGTGCTGGCCGCCCTGTGGGGGGTGTACCCGACGGCGTTCGTCCAGTCGATGGCGTACACCGAGACCCTCTTCACCGCGCTCGCCGCCTGGGCGCTGTACGCCGTCCTCCAGGGCCGCTGGATCGTGGCGGGCGCGCTCTGCGTCCTGGCGGGGCTCACCCGACCCACGGCGGCGGCGCTCATCGCGGCCCTGGCGATCACCGCCGCCGTCACGCTCGTACGGGAGTACCGCGACGAGCGCCGCGCCGGCCCGCTGCTGCGCCGCAACGCCCGGATGATCGCGGGCGTGGCACTCGCGCCGCTGGGCTGGCTCGCGTACGTGGTGTTCGTGGCCGTCCGCGAGAACAGCCCGTTCGCCTACTTCGACGTCCAGGCGCAGTGGGGCAACAACATCGACGGCGGGCGCGCGCTCGCCGCCTTCATCGCCGGACTCCCATGGCCCGCCGCCCTGGGCCTGTGCGCGGCGTTCGGGCTGCTGGGGTGGCTGGTCGTGCTGTGCGTACGGCAGCGGCAGCCGCTCCCGGTTCTCGTCTACGCCCTCACGATCGTCGTCATCTCGCTGATCGGCGCCGGGTACTTCGGCTCCCGGCCGCGCCTGATGATGCCCGCGTTCCCGCTGTTGCTCCCGCCCGCCGTCGCCCTGCTGCGGCTGCGTACGACCGGGCGGACGGCCACCGCCCTCGCCGTCCTCGCCTGCGCGTCCGCCGCGTACGGGGCCTGGACCCTGCTGGGCCCGGGACCGCCGTAG
- a CDS encoding DUF192 domain-containing protein: MRTWRDGDGTLTVDTVSGAREVPLRIAASYRARSKGLLGRDGIEGAMMLTPCGSVHTFRMRFPIDVAYLDRKFTVLAVRTMKPGRLGLPRPRARHVVEAEAGAMERWGVRPGVRVELRATAPASGAPGASGPSGPSGPSGPGA, encoded by the coding sequence ATGAGGACATGGCGCGATGGCGACGGGACGCTCACGGTCGACACGGTCTCCGGGGCCCGGGAGGTGCCGCTGCGAATAGCGGCCTCGTACCGGGCCCGCAGCAAGGGGCTGCTCGGGCGGGACGGGATCGAGGGGGCGATGATGCTCACCCCGTGCGGGAGCGTGCACACCTTCCGGATGCGGTTCCCCATCGATGTGGCGTACCTGGACCGGAAGTTCACGGTCCTTGCCGTCCGCACGATGAAGCCCGGACGCCTCGGGCTGCCCCGGCCGCGGGCCCGGCACGTGGTGGAGGCGGAGGCCGGGGCGATGGAGCGGTGGGGGGTGCGGCCGGGCGTAAGGGTGGAGCTGAGGGCGACGGCCCCCGCCTCCGGGGCACCGGGGGCCTCCGGGCCGTCAGGGCCGTCCGGGCCGTCAGGTCCTGGAGCCTGA
- a CDS encoding prepilin peptidase, whose product MDAALLALAAVWGAVTGLLIPRAAYRFAVEPEEPWRTACPAGHPLTGPVRGWLGPARCAPCAAAPGTLPEPDTGPEPDTGPPPDTAPAPDAASTPDNTASMPDTSAGRPGTEPAAGPGAAPGPASAPDPGRPGADPGAAPAEAIPGTGTPVPGTGTPVPGTGTPVPGTGTPIPGPSAYAPGRTAYAPGVLAPLVTVIACVALAAATGARPELIGWLALTPVAVLLAVVDRRVHRLPDPLTLPLAAAAVLLLGGAALLPGHAGSWTSGLLGGLTLGGFYFLLFLINPDGMGFGDVKLALALGVALGWYGWTVLFLGGFAGFLYGAAYGLALVLLRRAGRRTGIPFGPFMIGGALTGLLLGALAG is encoded by the coding sequence GTGGACGCCGCGCTGCTCGCCCTCGCCGCGGTCTGGGGTGCCGTCACCGGACTGCTGATCCCGCGTGCCGCCTACCGGTTCGCCGTCGAGCCCGAGGAGCCCTGGCGTACGGCATGCCCCGCCGGGCACCCGCTCACCGGCCCGGTCCGCGGCTGGCTCGGCCCGGCCCGATGCGCGCCCTGCGCCGCCGCCCCGGGAACGCTCCCCGAGCCGGACACCGGCCCCGAGCCGGACACCGGCCCCCCGCCGGACACCGCCCCCGCGCCCGACGCCGCCTCCACGCCGGACAACACCGCCTCCATGCCCGACACTTCCGCCGGCCGACCGGGCACCGAACCAGCGGCCGGACCAGGGGCCGCCCCGGGCCCCGCCTCCGCCCCCGACCCCGGGCGGCCGGGCGCCGACCCTGGGGCGGCCCCAGCCGAAGCGATCCCCGGCACCGGAACACCGGTCCCCGGCACCGGAACACCGGTCCCCGGCACCGGAACACCGGTCCCCGGCACCGGAACACCGATCCCTGGCCCGTCCGCCTACGCCCCCGGCCGGACCGCCTACGCCCCCGGCGTCCTCGCCCCCCTGGTCACCGTGATCGCCTGTGTCGCGCTCGCCGCCGCCACCGGGGCCAGGCCCGAGCTGATCGGGTGGCTGGCGCTGACCCCCGTCGCCGTGCTCCTCGCCGTCGTCGACCGGCGGGTCCACCGGCTGCCCGACCCCCTGACCCTGCCCCTGGCGGCCGCGGCCGTCCTCCTGCTCGGCGGCGCCGCGCTGCTCCCCGGGCACGCCGGATCCTGGACCTCCGGCCTGCTGGGCGGTCTGACGCTCGGCGGCTTCTACTTCCTGCTCTTCCTGATCAACCCGGACGGCATGGGCTTCGGCGATGTCAAGCTCGCCCTCGCCCTGGGCGTGGCCCTCGGCTGGTACGGCTGGACCGTGCTGTTCCTGGGCGGGTTCGCCGGATTCCTGTACGGGGCGGCGTACGGACTCGCCCTGGTGCTCCTGCGCCGGGCGGGGCGCCGTACCGGCATCCCGTTCGGCCCCTTCATGATCGGCGGGGCGCTGACCGGCCTGCTGCTCGGGGCCCTGGCCGGGTGA
- a CDS encoding class I SAM-dependent methyltransferase, giving the protein MSEPSAPASLPFDSPASRDRFEALVAEADAVSVDGWDFSWLEGRATEERPSWGYARAMADRLGRAHAALDLQTGGGEVLAAAPKLPPVTVATEAWPPNIARATALLHPLGAVVVADEDEPPLPFGDAAFDLVVSRHPVTTWWEEIARVLAPGGTYFSQQVGPASVFELVEYFLGPQPPEVRRGRHPEDARAAATAAGLDVVDLRSETLRTEFHDIGAVVYFLRKVIWMVPGFTVERYRPQLAALHRQIEAEGPFRARTARFLVEARKPR; this is encoded by the coding sequence ATGTCCGAACCATCCGCACCCGCCTCCCTCCCCTTCGACTCCCCGGCCTCCCGCGACCGGTTCGAGGCCCTCGTCGCCGAGGCCGACGCCGTGTCCGTGGACGGATGGGACTTCTCGTGGCTTGAGGGGCGGGCCACCGAAGAGCGCCCCTCCTGGGGGTACGCACGCGCGATGGCCGACCGGCTCGGCCGGGCCCACGCCGCTCTCGACCTCCAGACCGGGGGCGGCGAGGTCCTCGCCGCCGCGCCGAAGCTCCCGCCGGTCACCGTGGCCACGGAGGCCTGGCCGCCCAACATCGCCCGAGCCACCGCCCTCCTGCACCCGCTCGGAGCGGTCGTCGTCGCCGACGAGGACGAACCGCCGCTGCCCTTCGGGGACGCCGCCTTCGACCTCGTGGTCAGCCGCCATCCGGTCACCACGTGGTGGGAGGAGATCGCGCGGGTGCTCGCTCCCGGCGGCACGTACTTCTCGCAGCAGGTCGGCCCGGCCAGCGTCTTCGAACTCGTCGAGTACTTCCTCGGCCCCCAGCCGCCCGAGGTCCGGCGCGGCCGGCACCCGGAGGACGCGCGGGCCGCCGCGACGGCGGCCGGACTCGACGTGGTGGACCTGCGCTCCGAGACCCTGCGCACCGAGTTCCACGACATCGGCGCGGTGGTCTACTTCCTGCGCAAGGTGATCTGGATGGTCCCCGGATTCACCGTCGAGCGGTATCGGCCCCAACTCGCCGCACTGCACCGGCAGATCGAGGCGGAGGGCCCGTTCCGCGCCCGTACCGCCCGGTTCCTCGTCGAGGCGCGCAAGCCCCGGTGA
- the mgrA gene encoding L-glyceraldehyde 3-phosphate reductase, which yields MTDYLSPDLRHRAADSRYDSMEYRRTGRSGLKLPALSLGLWHNFGDDRSLDSQRAILRRAFDLGVTHFDLANNYGPPPGSAELNFGKLFAQDFAPYRDELVISTKAGYLMHPGPYGEWGSRKYLLSSLDASLKRMGLDYVDIFYSHRFDPHTPLEETMGALASAVQQGKALYAGVSSYNAEQTAEAAGLLREMGVPALIHQPSYSMINRWIEDDGLLDTLEAAGMGCISFVPLAQGLLTNKYLKGIPEGSRATQGKSLDPGLLSDEVVRRLGGLNDIARGRGQSLAQLAIAWVLRDSRMTSALIGASSVRQLEENVAALAGPALTADELKEIDAFAVDTAGTNIWAGRG from the coding sequence GTGACTGATTACCTCTCCCCCGACCTGCGCCACCGCGCCGCCGATTCGCGCTACGACTCCATGGAGTACCGCCGGACCGGGCGCAGCGGCCTCAAGCTCCCCGCCCTCTCGCTGGGCCTGTGGCACAACTTCGGCGACGACCGGTCGCTCGACTCCCAGCGGGCGATTCTGCGCCGCGCCTTCGATCTCGGGGTCACCCACTTCGACCTGGCCAACAACTACGGTCCGCCGCCCGGCTCGGCCGAGCTGAACTTCGGCAAGCTCTTCGCCCAGGACTTCGCCCCTTACCGGGACGAACTGGTCATTTCCACCAAGGCCGGCTATCTGATGCACCCCGGCCCGTACGGCGAGTGGGGTTCCCGGAAGTACCTGCTGTCCTCGCTCGACGCCTCCCTGAAGCGGATGGGCCTCGACTACGTCGACATCTTCTACTCGCACCGCTTCGACCCGCACACCCCGCTGGAGGAGACGATGGGCGCTCTGGCGTCCGCCGTACAGCAGGGCAAGGCGTTGTACGCGGGCGTCTCCTCGTACAACGCGGAGCAGACCGCCGAGGCGGCCGGCCTGCTCAGGGAGATGGGCGTGCCGGCCCTGATCCACCAGCCGTCCTACTCCATGATCAACCGCTGGATCGAGGACGACGGGCTGCTCGACACCCTGGAGGCGGCCGGGATGGGCTGCATCTCCTTCGTGCCGCTCGCCCAGGGTCTGCTCACGAACAAGTACCTGAAGGGCATCCCGGAGGGCTCGCGCGCCACCCAGGGCAAGTCCCTCGACCCGGGCCTGCTCTCCGACGAGGTGGTCCGCCGGCTGGGCGGCCTCAACGACATCGCGCGGGGCCGCGGCCAGTCGCTCGCCCAGCTCGCCATCGCGTGGGTGCTGCGCGACAGCCGGATGACCTCGGCGCTGATCGGCGCGTCGAGCGTGCGGCAGCTGGAGGAGAACGTGGCGGCCCTCGCGGGCCCGGCGCTGACCGCCGACGAGCTGAAGGAGATCGACGCCTTCGCCGTGGACACGGCGGGCACGAACATCTGGGCCGGCCGCGGCTGA
- a CDS encoding isoprenyl transferase: MNFRDLVYRLYARRVGGRLDHDQVPKHIGVILDGNRRWAKASGGSAVQGHQAGADKISELLGWCNETDVEVVTLWMLSTDNFDRPEHELKPLLGIIENTVRNLAADGRWRVHHVGTLDLLPPETQSVLKEAQEATSDIDGIIVNVAVGYGGRQEIADAVRSLLLEHSEKGTTFEELAEVVSTDLISEHLYTRGQPDPDLVIRTSGEQRLSGFMLWQSAHSEYYFCEVFWPAFRKVDFLRALRDYAARHRRYGA, encoded by the coding sequence GTGAACTTCCGCGACCTGGTGTACAGGCTCTACGCGCGCCGGGTGGGAGGCCGCCTGGACCACGACCAGGTGCCGAAGCACATCGGGGTCATCCTCGACGGCAACCGGCGCTGGGCCAAGGCGTCCGGCGGATCGGCCGTGCAGGGCCACCAGGCCGGCGCGGACAAGATCTCCGAGCTGCTCGGCTGGTGCAACGAGACCGATGTCGAGGTCGTCACCCTCTGGATGCTGTCCACGGACAACTTCGACCGGCCCGAGCACGAGCTGAAGCCGCTGCTCGGCATCATCGAGAACACCGTGCGCAACCTCGCCGCGGACGGGCGCTGGCGCGTCCACCACGTCGGCACGCTCGACCTGCTTCCGCCGGAGACGCAGTCGGTGCTCAAGGAGGCCCAGGAGGCGACGTCCGACATCGACGGGATAATCGTCAATGTCGCGGTCGGCTACGGCGGTCGTCAGGAGATCGCGGACGCGGTGCGCTCCCTGCTCCTGGAGCACTCGGAGAAGGGCACGACCTTCGAGGAGCTGGCCGAGGTCGTCTCCACCGACCTGATCTCCGAGCACCTCTACACCCGGGGCCAGCCCGACCCCGATCTGGTGATCCGGACGAGCGGCGAGCAGCGGCTCTCGGGCTTCATGCTCTGGCAGAGCGCCCACTCGGAGTACTACTTCTGCGAGGTCTTCTGGCCGGCCTTCCGCAAGGTCGACTTCCTCCGGGCGCTGCGCGACTACGCCGCCCGCCACCGCCGCTACGGGGCCTGA
- a CDS encoding PhoH family protein, with amino-acid sequence MVTSSKRRMSDRRTYVLDTSVLLADPGAMARFDEHEVVLPIVVVTELEAKRHHPELGYFARQALRLLDDFRVRYGRLDAPIPLGDLGGTLRVELNHSDPGVLPAGYRLGDNDSRILAVARNLQAEGYDVTVVSKDLPLRIKASSVGLLAEEYRAELAITDSGWTGMSELSLAGEQIDLLFSEETLYVPEAAELPVHTGLVLQSERGKALGRVTAEGNVRLVRGDREAFGIHGRSAEQRIALDLLLDADVGIVSLGGRAGTGKSALALCAGLEAVLERRQHKKVMVFRPLYAVGGQELGYLPGSEAEKMSPWAQAVFDTLSAVAGREVIEEVLGRGMLEVLPLTHIRGRSLHDAFVIVDEAQSLERNVLLTVLSRIGANSRVVLTHDVAQRDNLRVGRYDGVVAVVEKLKGHPLFAHVTLTRSERSQIAALVTEMLEEGQI; translated from the coding sequence GTGGTGACCAGCAGCAAGCGCCGCATGTCCGACCGGCGCACATACGTTCTCGACACCAGCGTCCTGCTGGCCGATCCCGGTGCCATGGCCCGCTTCGACGAGCACGAAGTCGTGCTGCCGATCGTGGTGGTCACGGAACTGGAGGCCAAACGGCATCACCCCGAGCTCGGATACTTCGCCCGGCAGGCCCTGCGCCTGCTGGACGACTTCCGGGTCCGGTACGGTCGGCTGGACGCCCCGATCCCGCTCGGGGATCTGGGCGGGACGCTCCGTGTCGAGCTCAACCACTCCGATCCCGGTGTTCTGCCCGCCGGCTACCGGTTGGGGGACAACGACTCACGGATTCTCGCGGTCGCACGCAACCTCCAGGCCGAGGGGTACGACGTCACGGTCGTCTCCAAGGACCTGCCGCTCCGCATCAAGGCGTCCTCCGTGGGCCTTCTCGCCGAGGAGTACCGCGCCGAGCTCGCCATCACGGACTCCGGCTGGACCGGCATGAGCGAACTGTCCCTCGCCGGGGAACAGATCGACCTGCTGTTCAGCGAGGAGACGCTGTACGTCCCCGAGGCCGCCGAACTGCCCGTGCACACCGGCCTGGTCCTCCAGTCCGAGCGCGGCAAGGCGCTCGGCCGGGTGACGGCCGAGGGCAACGTACGGCTCGTGCGGGGCGACCGGGAGGCCTTCGGCATCCACGGGCGCAGCGCCGAGCAGCGGATCGCCCTCGATCTCCTGCTGGACGCCGACGTCGGCATCGTGTCGCTGGGCGGCCGGGCCGGCACCGGCAAGTCGGCGCTGGCCCTCTGCGCGGGCCTGGAAGCGGTGCTGGAGCGCCGGCAGCACAAGAAGGTGATGGTCTTCCGCCCGCTGTACGCGGTGGGCGGGCAGGAGCTCGGCTATCTCCCCGGCAGCGAGGCCGAGAAGATGAGCCCCTGGGCGCAGGCGGTCTTCGACACGCTCTCGGCGGTCGCCGGGCGCGAGGTCATCGAGGAGGTGCTCGGGCGCGGGATGCTGGAGGTCCTGCCGCTCACCCACATCCGCGGCCGCTCCCTGCACGACGCGTTCGTGATCGTCGACGAGGCGCAGTCGCTCGAACGGAACGTCCTGCTGACCGTGTTGTCCCGGATCGGGGCGAATTCGCGTGTCGTGCTCACCCATGACGTGGCCCAGCGGGACAACCTCCGGGTCGGCCGGTACGACGGAGTCGTCGCCGTCGTCGAAAAACTGAAGGGCCATCCGCTGTTCGCCCACGTCACGCTCACGCGGTCGGAGCGTTCGCAGATCGCCGCGCTGGTGACCGAAATGCTGGAGGAAGGCCAGATCTGA
- a CDS encoding transglycosylase SLT domain-containing protein, with amino-acid sequence MSRISVRGFAVASATAVTTVGAVVGVAAGGTPAADDNNFEAAAADTTLLADIPAGQQAQVQTASLTQQADAQASAADAAAKKSAEESARLQAAKDAKSKKQAAEDRVKAEREAEKKKKEEAERASRSSVRDAASFSAQGSYSVAEVKAMARQMVPADQFQCFSNIVNHESTWNYRATNPSSGAYGLVQAYPGHKMSSAGADWRTNPATQIKWGLSYMDSRYGGPCGAWSFWQANSWY; translated from the coding sequence GTGAGCCGGATCTCGGTCCGGGGGTTCGCCGTGGCATCCGCCACCGCGGTCACCACCGTTGGCGCCGTCGTAGGCGTTGCTGCGGGCGGCACACCTGCCGCCGACGACAACAACTTCGAGGCGGCCGCAGCCGACACCACGCTGCTCGCAGACATCCCCGCGGGCCAGCAGGCCCAGGTACAGACCGCTTCGCTGACGCAGCAGGCCGATGCCCAGGCATCCGCCGCCGACGCCGCGGCGAAGAAGTCCGCCGAGGAATCGGCCCGCCTGCAGGCCGCCAAGGACGCCAAGTCCAAGAAGCAGGCGGCCGAGGACCGGGTCAAGGCCGAGCGCGAGGCGGAAAAGAAGAAGAAGGAAGAGGCCGAGCGCGCCAGCCGTTCTTCCGTCCGCGACGCCGCCTCGTTCTCCGCGCAGGGCTCCTACAGCGTGGCCGAGGTCAAGGCCATGGCCCGTCAGATGGTCCCCGCGGACCAGTTCCAGTGCTTCAGCAACATCGTGAACCACGAGTCGACCTGGAACTACCGCGCGACCAACCCGTCCTCCGGTGCGTACGGCCTGGTGCAGGCGTACCCGGGTCACAAGATGTCGTCCGCCGGCGCCGACTGGCGGACCAACCCGGCCACCCAGATCAAGTGGGGCCTCAGCTACATGGACAGCCGTTACGGCGGCCCGTGCGGCGCCTGGTCCTTCTGGCAGGCCAACTCCTGGTATTAG
- a CDS encoding AI-2E family transporter yields MSKLPGWLGRFGAELTELGARLDERRAHAAADDEDPLGARAPAVPEADDAGQVPAPPSYAPSVAAKPDPVAAIPWGMRVAAEAGWRLLVLAGTLYVLMRVISAVQLVVLAFAAALLVTAMLQPTVVRLKRFGLPHGLATAVTAVLGFVVIGLVGWFVVWQVLENLDTLSDRVRDGIDELKRWALDSPFHVTESQINDIAKNLSDTISTNTEEITSAGLQGVTVMVEFLTGLLLAMFSTLFLLYDGRRIWEWSLKLVPAGARPGVAGAGPRAWRTLTAYVRGTVLVALIDAIFIGFGLYILNVPLAVPLAVFIFLFAFIPLVGAVVSGALAVVVALVTEGVWTALWALVVVLAVQQIEGHILQPFILGRAVRVHPLAVVLAVATGGLVAGIGGAVVAVPLVAVTNTVVGYLRAYGEPGERGGHHGATALAMSPAHAAAPPPPPPGPQDTPGEPARENRPPQE; encoded by the coding sequence ATGTCGAAACTGCCGGGCTGGCTGGGCCGCTTCGGGGCCGAACTGACGGAACTGGGTGCGCGACTGGACGAGCGCCGGGCGCACGCCGCCGCCGATGACGAAGACCCCCTCGGGGCACGGGCGCCGGCCGTCCCGGAGGCCGACGACGCCGGGCAGGTGCCCGCGCCGCCCTCGTACGCCCCCTCGGTCGCCGCCAAGCCGGATCCGGTGGCGGCGATCCCCTGGGGGATGCGGGTCGCCGCCGAGGCCGGCTGGCGCCTCCTCGTCCTCGCGGGGACGCTCTATGTGCTGATGCGGGTGATCAGCGCGGTCCAGCTCGTGGTGCTGGCCTTCGCCGCGGCGCTGCTCGTCACCGCGATGCTCCAGCCGACCGTGGTCCGCCTCAAGCGGTTCGGGCTGCCCCACGGGCTCGCCACCGCCGTGACCGCCGTGCTCGGGTTCGTCGTCATCGGCCTGGTCGGCTGGTTCGTGGTGTGGCAGGTGCTGGAGAACCTCGACACGCTCTCCGACCGGGTCCGCGACGGCATCGACGAGTTGAAGCGCTGGGCGCTCGACAGCCCCTTCCATGTCACCGAGTCGCAGATCAACGACATCGCCAAGAACCTCAGCGACACCATCAGCACCAACACCGAGGAGATCACCTCCGCCGGACTCCAGGGCGTCACCGTCATGGTGGAGTTCCTCACCGGGCTGCTGCTGGCGATGTTCTCCACGCTGTTCCTGCTCTACGACGGCAGGCGCATCTGGGAGTGGTCGCTCAAGCTGGTGCCCGCCGGGGCCCGCCCCGGGGTCGCCGGCGCCGGACCGCGCGCCTGGCGCACCCTGACCGCGTATGTGCGCGGCACGGTGCTCGTCGCCCTGATCGACGCCATCTTCATCGGCTTCGGCCTCTACATCCTCAATGTGCCGCTCGCGGTGCCGCTGGCCGTCTTCATCTTCCTGTTCGCCTTCATCCCGCTCGTCGGCGCCGTGGTCTCCGGGGCGCTCGCGGTGGTCGTCGCGCTGGTCACCGAGGGGGTGTGGACCGCGCTGTGGGCGCTGGTGGTGGTCCTGGCGGTGCAGCAGATCGAGGGGCACATCCTGCAGCCGTTCATCCTCGGCCGCGCCGTGCGGGTGCATCCGCTCGCGGTGGTCCTCGCGGTGGCGACCGGCGGGCTGGTCGCGGGCATCGGCGGCGCGGTGGTCGCCGTGCCGCTGGTCGCCGTGACCAACACGGTGGTCGGCTATCTGCGCGCGTACGGGGAGCCCGGCGAGCGGGGAGGTCACCACGGGGCCACCGCCCTGGCGATGAGCCCGGCGCACGCCGCCGCGCCCCCGCCCCCGCCCCCGGGTCCGCAGGACACGCCGGGCGAACCCGCGCGGGAGAACAGGCCTCCGCAGGAGTAG
- a CDS encoding alkyl hydroperoxide reductase — protein sequence MALDELKSAIPDFAKDLKLNLGSVIGNSDLPQQQLWGTVLACAIASRSPKVLRELEPEAKANLSAEAYTAAKSAAAIMAMNNVFYRTRHLLSDPEYGTLRAGLRMNVIGNPGVEKVDFELWSLAVSAINGCGQCLDSHEQVLRKAGVDRETIQEAVKVASVIQAVGVTLDAEAVLAE from the coding sequence ATGGCTCTCGACGAACTGAAGTCCGCCATACCGGACTTCGCCAAGGACCTGAAGCTGAACCTCGGCTCGGTCATCGGCAACAGCGACCTCCCGCAGCAGCAGCTGTGGGGCACCGTGCTGGCCTGCGCGATCGCCTCGCGTTCGCCGAAGGTGCTGCGCGAGCTGGAGCCCGAGGCGAAGGCCAACCTCTCCGCCGAGGCGTACACCGCGGCGAAGTCGGCGGCAGCGATCATGGCGATGAACAACGTCTTCTACCGGACCCGGCACCTGCTGTCGGACCCGGAGTACGGCACGCTCCGCGCGGGCCTGCGGATGAACGTCATCGGCAACCCCGGCGTGGAGAAGGTCGACTTCGAGCTGTGGTCGCTCGCCGTCTCCGCGATCAACGGCTGCGGCCAGTGCCTGGACTCCCACGAGCAGGTGCTGCGCAAGGCCGGCGTGGACCGTGAGACCATTCAGGAAGCCGTCAAGGTCGCTTCGGTGATCCAGGCGGTCGGTGTGACCCTCGACGCCGAGGCCGTACTCGCCGAGTAG
- a CDS encoding peroxiredoxin yields MLTVGDKFPEFDLTACVSLESGKEFEQINHKTYEGKWKIVFAWPKDFTFVCPTEIAAFGKLNEEFADRDAQVLGFSGDSEFVHHAWRKDHPDLTDLPFPMLADSKHELMRDLGIEGEDGFAQRAVFIVDQNNEIQFTMVTAGSVGRNPKEVLRVLDALQTDELCPCNWTKGENTLDPVALLSGE; encoded by the coding sequence GTGCTCACTGTCGGTGACAAGTTCCCCGAGTTCGACCTGACTGCTTGTGTTTCGCTGGAGAGCGGCAAGGAGTTCGAGCAGATCAACCACAAGACCTACGAGGGCAAGTGGAAGATCGTCTTCGCGTGGCCGAAGGACTTCACCTTCGTGTGCCCCACCGAGATCGCCGCCTTCGGCAAGCTGAACGAGGAGTTCGCGGACCGCGACGCCCAGGTCCTCGGCTTCTCCGGTGACTCCGAGTTCGTGCACCACGCCTGGCGCAAGGACCACCCGGACCTGACCGACCTTCCCTTCCCGATGCTGGCCGACTCGAAGCACGAGCTCATGCGTGACCTCGGCATCGAGGGCGAGGACGGCTTCGCCCAGCGCGCCGTCTTCATCGTCGACCAGAACAACGAGATCCAGTTCACGATGGTGACCGCCGGTTCCGTGGGCCGTAACCCCAAGGAGGTCCTGCGGGTCCTCGACGCCCTGCAGACCGACGAGCTGTGCCCGTGCAACTGGACCAAGGGCGAGAACACCCTCGACCCGGTCGCGCTCCTCTCGGGCGAGTGA